The genomic stretch TCTGCTTGTGACAATACTTTTGCATGTCCCGATTAAAGATGCAATTTCCACCATGATTTTGTCTAAAAGATGGTGCTTTATCTGGACGAGTCTGCCTAAACTTGAATATGATTTCTTTTCTGATAATGATGAAGATGACGATGATAAAGTTGttgatagtgatgatgatgatgatgagagcaAGATGACTAGTTGGTGTTTTTTTGATAAGTCAATGGAACTCCACAAAGCGCCTGTTTTAAAAACTTTGCTTATCAAACTTGGTCTTGGTCCGGGATGTTTTAGTGATACCGATGTCGAAAAGTGGATTGCAAAAGCTGTTGATGGCCGAGTGGTTGTGTTAAAATTCAAGCTTTCATGGTCCAACGGTCCAACCAGATTGCCTAAAAGCCTTTACACATGTGAAACACTCAAGAAACTAACTCTCTCTCACAAAATTCTTTTGGATTTCCCATCGTCTTCTTTACTCCCATCCCTCGAGTTTCTTGAACTTCTCTTTGTGGTCTATAAAGACGATGCTTCTCTTGATAGTTTTTTTTCGCATTGTCCAGTTCTTTATATTTTGGTGGTGAAACGAAACAGACGAAACAGGGATGataatataacaaattttaGTGTGAAAATTCCTTCTTTAGGAGGCTTATTCTATGTTAGTGATGAGATTATTTCCTCACTGCCAGATGAGGATGAGGTAGTAGATACCGGTAAGTGTTTAGCTATTGATACTCCGGCATTATTAGACTTAACCATCATTGATCATTCTGGAGACTCTTTCTCAATTGAGGATATGCCTTGTCTTGAGTTTGCATTAATCAATGTAAAGTCTTTCCCCAATATCGACAAGTGGAAAACATCTCTTTCAGCAGTCCAGTCTCTTATGTTGTATATGCCTGATCAAGTGGTAGCTCTCTATCTCTTTATCTGTGTAACAAACCTGTTAGTTTTGGTTACATTGTCGCATATAATTAACTGTATATGTTCTCGTTTATTTCGTTGTAGGTTTTGCCCTTTAGCACCGTCAAGTT from Raphanus sativus cultivar WK10039 unplaced genomic scaffold, ASM80110v3 Scaffold2692, whole genome shotgun sequence encodes the following:
- the LOC130505911 gene encoding putative FBD-associated F-box protein At1g05080; the protein is MADAKIEEIVCEDRISALPEDLLVTILLHVPIKDAISTMILSKRWCFIWTSLPKLEYDFFSDNDEDDDDKVVDSDDDDDESKMTSWCFFDKSMELHKAPVLKTLLIKLGLGPGCFSDTDVEKWIAKAVDGRVVVLKFKLSWSNGPTRLPKSLYTCETLKKLTLSHKILLDFPSSSLLPSLEFLELLFVVYKDDASLDSFFSHCPVLYILVVKRNRRNRDDNITNFSVKIPSLGGLFYVSDEIISSLPDEDEVVDTGKCLAIDTPALLDLTIIDHSGDSFSIEDMPCLEFALINVKSFPNIDKWKTSLSAVQSLMLYMPDQVVLPFSTVKFSRLMKLRICPHRSDWLEALVLLLKNAPKLTELLVDYAFTPEGIPLSWIQPSSIPGCLSSQLKSFEYIEYGGREEEKEFVMYILANSKRLKKAIISVKPDLEDKNLIIEELRDIPKVSTFVEMVIVLDDA